The DNA segment CCTGTTCGGACTCCAGCACGTTACCGAGCACCCCGACCAACTCGGATTCGACGTGCTCCACTCCGAGCGACACCTCTCGCCGGACGTTCCGCCCTCGGTCCACGAGACCGACCGTGCCCGGGAGGTGAGCGAGCGGTTCGCCGACCGCCTCGGGGACGGTGACCTCGCGGACCCCTTCTTCGCCTCGCTCGGTTTCTTCGAACTCCACCGCCTCGAGGCCGACGACGGCCAGTTCCGTTTCGCGGACGACCGCTACGAGTCGGCCGATCCCGGAGCTGTCGAGACGCTGCCCTATCTTCCCGATGAGCCCGGAATCCGACGCGATCTCGCTGACGCCCAGGGGATGGTGCGGGCAATCGATCGCGGCGTCGGGCGAGTCCTCGACGCACTGGAGGACACCGGGATCAGAGAGGAGACGCTCGTGGTCTTTACGACCGAACACGGACTAGCGATGCCCCGCGCGAAGGGCTCGGTCTACGATCCCGGCATCGAGATCGCGCTGCTTGCGTCCCTACCGGGAACGATCGAGCCTGGGATGCGCCACGATGAGATGATCAGCAACGTCGACGTGCTGCCGACGCTCCTCGATCTCGTTGACGAGGAGGTCCCTGGGCAGGTCTCAGGACGGAGCTTTCTCCCCTTGCTGCGTGGAAAGGAGCATGACGCCCGCGAGCGCCTGTTCGCGGGGATGACATGGCACGACGCCTACAACCCGGTACGCACGATCCGTACTCGCCGGTTCAAGTATGTCCGCAACTTCTGGCAGCTGCCCGAAGTCTATCTCCCCCACGACGTTAGCCATAGTCCCGCAGGCGAGGAGGTCCGCGACGAGTTCGAACAGCTCGACCGTCCCTACGAGGAACTCTACGATCTCGATGTCGATCCCCACGAACGCGAGAACGTCGCTGGTGAGGCGGAATATGAGGGGACGACCGAGCGCCTGCGCGAGGAACTCCAAGAGTGGATGGAGGCTACTGACGATCCGCTGCTCTCGGGGTCGGTTCCACCGGGTGACTTCGAAGCGATGATGGCATAGTCGCCGAGTTGAGACCGAAGTCGAGGGGGATATCCAGTTGGTCCGTCATCCGCCCATATGCGTGCTTTTGGGTCGCCTACGACGGCCCTTCCTCCCATGGCTTCCAGCGCCAGCCGGCGTCGAAACCGTTGAGGGGGCGCTATCCCGTGCACTCGGCCGTCTCGGCGTTACGATGACCTCTTGTGCCCGATTGTCGATGTCAACCGGTCTCAAGGATGGATGCTCATGGAACATTGCGACGACCTCGGTGCATTACCGGCTGATCACCCATATGATGACCTCGAGGTTCGGAACTCATACCACGCGAATCGCTACATAGGTCGTCGGCTTCGCGAGAGAGGCTGGTTGCCGTCGTCTACGAAACGAATGGATGTAGAGGGGATGGTTCTTGATGGTCGCCTTGTCGCCGTCGAT comes from the Halalkalicoccus subterraneus genome and includes:
- a CDS encoding sulfatase family protein; translated protein: MSDHPNVCLVHCHDLGRYLGCYDFDVDTPRIDSLASNGAVFENAFATAPQCSPSRASLQTGRHPHENGLVGLAHDEPTLNDDERLLPEYLSAAGYETHLFGLQHVTEHPDQLGFDVLHSERHLSPDVPPSVHETDRAREVSERFADRLGDGDLADPFFASLGFFELHRLEADDGQFRFADDRYESADPGAVETLPYLPDEPGIRRDLADAQGMVRAIDRGVGRVLDALEDTGIREETLVVFTTEHGLAMPRAKGSVYDPGIEIALLASLPGTIEPGMRHDEMISNVDVLPTLLDLVDEEVPGQVSGRSFLPLLRGKEHDARERLFAGMTWHDAYNPVRTIRTRRFKYVRNFWQLPEVYLPHDVSHSPAGEEVRDEFEQLDRPYEELYDLDVDPHERENVAGEAEYEGTTERLREELQEWMEATDDPLLSGSVPPGDFEAMMA